In Arachis stenosperma cultivar V10309 chromosome 1, arast.V10309.gnm1.PFL2, whole genome shotgun sequence, one DNA window encodes the following:
- the LOC130968591 gene encoding transmembrane 9 superfamily member 11 → MSRPKMESFREFSLWVLAFCLVFQLGYGFYLPGSYPHKYGVGDELSVKVNSLTSIDTEMPFSYYSLPFCKPEGGVKDSAENLGELLMGDRIENSPYKFKMYTNESEIFLCQVDKLSDEQFKILTKRIDEMYQVNLILDNLPAIRFTKKDEYFLRWTGYPVGIKIQNVYYLFNHLKFNVLVHKYEEPNVARVMGTGDAAEMIPPVGKEGSDKPGYMVVGFEVIPCSIMHNADSVKNLKMYGKYPSPVKCDPATVGMPIKEGQPVAFTYEVTFEESDIKWPSRWDAYLKMEGAKVHWFSILNSLMVITFLAGIVLVIFLRTVRRDLTRYEELDKEAQAQMNEELSGWKLVVGDVFRAPSNPALLCIMVGDGVQILGMAVVTILFAALGFMSPASRGTLITGMIFFYLILGIAAGYVAVRLWRTIGCGDQKGWASVAFKAACFFPGIAFFILTILNFLLWGSHSTGAIPFSLYVILLLLWFCISVPLSLVGGYFGARAPHLEYPVRTNQIPREIPQQRYPSWLLVLGAGTLPFGTLFIELFFIMSSIWMGRVYYVFGFLFIVLILLVVVCAEVSLVLTYMHLCVEDWKWWWKSFFASGSVAIYIFLYSINYLVFDLKSLSGPVSATLYLGYSLLMVLAIMFTTGTVGFLSSFWFVYYLFSSVKLD, encoded by the coding sequence ATGAGTCGTCCAAAAATGGAGTCTTTTCGTGAATTTAGTTTGTGGGTATTGGCTTTCTGCTTGGTATTCCAATTGGGGTATGGATTCTACCTCCCTGGGAGTTATCCACACAAGTATGGTGTAGGTGATGAGTTGTCGGTTAAGGTGAATTCTCTTACTTCAATTGATACAGAGATGCCCTTTAGCTATTACAGCTTGCCATTTTGCAAGCCTGAGGGTGGTGTCAAGGATAGTGCTGAGAATCTCGGTGAGCTCCTCATGGGGGATCGGATCGAAAACTCGCCTTATAAGTTCAAGATGTACACCAATGAGTCTGAGATTTTCCTGTGTCAGGTTGATAAGTTGTCTGATGAGCAGTTCAAGATCTTGACAAAGAGGATTGATGAAATGTATCAGGTGAATCTGATACTTGATAACTTGCCTGCTATCAGGTTTACAAAGAAGGATGAGTACTTTTTGAGGTGGACTGGGTACCCTGTTGGTATCAAGATTCAGAATGTGTATTATCTGTTTAACCATCTCAAGTTCAATGTTCTTGTCCATAAGTATGAGGAACCTAATGTCGCTCGTGTCATGGGGACGGGCGATGCGGCCGAGATGATCCCGCCAGTGGGTAAGGAGGGATCTGACAAGCCTGGATACATGGTTGTTGGGTTTGAGGTGATACCTTGCAGCATTATGCATAATGCTGATTCAGTTAAGAACTTGAAGATGTATGGCAAGTATCCATCACCTGTCAAGTGTGATCCGGCCACTGTGGGTATGCCTATCAAGGAAGGGCAGCCAGTTGCGTTTACTTATGAGGTTACCTTTGAGGAAAGTGACATCAAGTGGCCGTCTAGATGGGATGCCTACTTGAAGATGGAGGGAGCCAAAGTGCACTGGTTCTCTATCCTCAATTCGCTTATGGTGATCACTTTCCTTGCTGGTATTGTTCTTGTGATCTTCCTGAGGACTGTTAGGAGGGATCTGACCCGATATGAGGAGTTGGATAAGGAGGCCCAAGCACAGATGAATGAGGAGTTATCCGGTTGGAAGCTTGTTGTGGGGGATGTGTTTCGTGCTCCATCGAATCCTGCTTTGTTGTGTATAATGGTTGGGGATGGAGTTCAGATTCTTGGGATGGCTGTTGTGACAATATTGTTTGCTGCACTTGGATTCATGTCACCAGCTTCTCGTGGAACACTTATCACAGGTATGATATTTTTCTACCTGATACTTGGTATTGCTGCTGGTTATGTTGCAGTTCGGCTATGGAGGACAATTGGCTGCGGCGATCAGAAGGGCTGGGCTTCAGTTGCTTTTAAGGCCGCATGTTTCTTCCCCGGTATTGCATTTTTTATCCTCACAATCTTGAACTTCCTGTTGTGGGGAAGCCACAGCACTGGAGCCATTCCATTTTCACTATATGTTATACTGCTCTTGCTTTGGTTTTGCATTTCTGTCCCCCTCAGCCTTGTTGGTGGGTACTTTGGGGCAAGGGCACCTCACCTTGAGTACCCGGTTCGAACCAATCAAATTCCACGAGAAATTCCCCAGCAGAGGTACCCATCATGGCTTTTGGTTCTCGGCGCGGGCACCCTTCCATTTGGCACCCTCTTTATTGAGCTATTCTTCATCATGTCCAGTATCTGGATGGGACGTGTTTACTATGTCTTTGGCTTCCTCTTCATTGTTTTGATCCTTTTGGTGGTTGTTTGTGCCGAGGTTTCACTTGTTCTAACCTACATGCACCTCTGTGTGGAGGACTGGAAGTGGTGGTGGAAGTCATTCTTCGCCTCTGGTTCCGTTGCCATTTACATCTTTTTGTACTCCATAAACTATCTCGTATTTGATCTCAAGAGTTTGAGTGGACCTGTATCAGCAACCCTTTACTTGGGGTATTCACTCCTCATGGTTCTGGCAATCATGTTCACCACAGGAACAGTTGGGTTCCTCTCTTCGTTCTggtttgtgtattacttgttcTCTTCGGTCAAGTTGGATTGA
- the LOC130968601 gene encoding uncharacterized protein LOC130968601: MGGGSRNGGGGGRRRSNNNNSGSNTKHKSHKRGSAVKASLFIEGGFLSDWSSPPSSARNSGRNGGSNTKSGSRNRTEASSASKIGYANYAGAAIGYNYPSSDVQEVSNDENGTEDNNLHQLQSFTFVDANQNQVIAHLDRTPPSKPQNVEYAYSYGADFVLGDTSHRGLGFPAQNSKPPTDVGTSSKQMPASVLNSSSFGSDDVIYHELNTQMTENSPSKASAERNSGFLAIGGLKLYTEDISDNGSDEDNDEELSDQDSSESSEMEELVESSESSDSEDSSDNNSDIDEEVAEDYLEGVGGSDNILDAKWLLKPVLNESEDDSSSSSCYDEALQKMGGIALQEASMEYGMHVKPWKKRSAHHGPVDLDNLMLIKDPRTASGRKKHASRLPHSWPSQAQKSKASKRIHGEKKKLRKERIAAKRRSRMLLRGVDLEKINSKLEQIVLEEVDMFSFQPMHSRDCAQVQRLASIYQLRSSSQGSGKKRFVTVMRTQSTSMPSSTGRQRLEKLMGVDDEDADFAVTDYTNNKSASGDRRLGKKNAKRNDIRLQGFQSAQNNSSKSSANRGSGKMKDKKGSRERGSYANQPVSFVSSGAIHSEAMQVTAVSSEETDGTSKKGVITSSVNVGSFEAHTTGFGSKMMAKMGYTEGGGLGKNGQGMAQPIEVIQRPKSLGLGVEFSSNPAEVAAAAEPSRSKSSRIGTKPSRNRSSSIGVFEKHTKGFGSKMMAKMGFIEGMGLGRESQGITAPLGAVRLPKSRGLGATKT, translated from the exons atGGGAGGTGGAAGCAGAAATGGTGGTGGCGGTGGAAGAAGAAGatccaacaacaacaatagcGGCAGCAACACCAAGCACAAAAGCCATAAAAGAGGTTCAGCTGTTAAAGCTTCACTCTTTATCGAAGGGGGTTTCTTGTCCGATTGGAGTTCCCCACCTTCTTCTGCCCGCAATTCAG GTAGAAATGGTGGTTCCAACACCAAATCTGGGAGCCGAAATAGAACAGAAGCTTCCTCTGCTTCCAAAATTGGATATGCAAACTATGCAGGAGCTGCCATTGGCTACAATTATCCTTCATCTGATGTTCAG GAGGTATCAAATGATGAGAATGGCACTGAAGATAATAATTTACATCAGCTACAATCATTTACCTTTGTGGATGCCAATCAGAATCAAGTTATTGCTCATCTAGACCGAACACCTCCTTCAAAACCCCAGAATGTGGAATATGCTTATAGCTATGGTGCAGATTTTGTTTTGGGTGACACCTCTCATAGAGGGTTAGGGTTCCCCGCTCAGAATTCCAAACCTCCAACTGATGTTGGCACATCCTCCAAACAAATGCCAGCTTCAGTTTTAAATTCGTCATCCTTTGGTTCTGACGATGTTATTTACCATGAGCTAAATACTCAGATGACAGAAAACTCTCCATCAAAAGCTTCTGCTGAGAGAAATTCTGGATTTCTGGCAATTGGAGGCCTTAAGTTATACACTGAGGACATCTCTGACAATGGAAGTGATGAAGATAATGATGAAGAGTTATCAGACCAGGACAGCTCTGAATCTTCTGAGATGGAAGAATTAGTTGAATCCTCTGAAAGCAGTGATTCTGAGGACTCTTCTGATAATAATTCAGACATTGATGAAGAGGTTGCAGAAGATTACTTGGAAGGAGTTGGCGGCAGCGACAACATCCTGGATGCCAAATGGTTGCTTAAACCTGTTTTGAATGAATCTGAGGATGATAGTTCTTCTAGCAGTTGCTATGATGAGGCTTTGCAGAAGATGGGTGGAATTGCCCTTCAAGAAGCTTCTATGGAGTATGGAATGCATGTCAAACCATGGAAGAAAAGATCTGCACATCATGGGCCTGTAGATTTGGACAACTTAATGCTGATAAAGGATCCAAGAACAGCTTCTGGTAGAAAGAAACATGCTTCTCGGCTACCCCACTCTTGGCCTTCACAGGCCCAAAAGAGTAAAGCTTCCAAGAGAATCCATG GTGAGAAAAAGAAACTTCGCAAAGAAAGGATTGCTGCCAAGCGTAGGAGCAGAATGTTGCTCCGTGGAGTTGACCTTGAGAAAATTAATTCG AAATTAGAACAGATTGTGTTGGAGGAAGTGGATATGTTCTCTTTTCAACCTATGCATTCTCGGGATTGTGCACAG GTGCAACGGTTAGCATCAATCTATCAGCTGCGGAGTAGCAGCCAGGGTTCTGGGAAAAAAAG ATTTGTGACGGTGATGCGAACACAGTCGACATCCATGCCATCTTCAACTGGAAGACAGCGCCTGGAAAAG CTGATGGGAGTTGATGACGAAGATGCCGATTTTGCTGTCACTGACTATACAAATAACAAGTCTGCAAGTGGAGATAGAAGACTAGGAAAGAAAAATGCTAAAAGGAATGATATCAGATTGCAAGGATTTCAATCTGCTCAGAACAACTCATCCAAGTCCTCTGCCAACCGAGGAAGCGGAAAAATGAAGGACAAGAAGGGCAGTAGGGAAAGGGGTTCCTATGCTAATCAACCTGTCTCGTTTGTGTCAAGTGGTGCAATCCATTCAGAAGCGATGCAGGTTACAGCTGTTAGCTCTGAAGAGACTGATGGTACTTCCAAGAAGGGCGTCATCACCAGCTCTGTTAACGTAGGTTCTTTCGAGGCTCACACTACCGGTTTTGGTTCCAAAATGATGGCAAAAATGGGATATACCGAGGGTGGCGGATTGGGTAAAAATGGTCAAGGTATGGCACAACCCATAGAGGTTATCCAAAGGCCTAAATCACTCGGTTTGGGTGTGGAGTTCTCCAGCAACCCCGCCGAGGTGGCAGCCGCTGCTGAGCCATCTAGGAGCAAGTCTTCAAGAATCGGCACCAAGCCATCAAGGAACAGGTCTTCAAGCATTGGTGTCTTTGAGAAGCATACCAAAGGCTTTGGGTCAAAAATGATGGCAAAGATGGGCTTCATTGAAGGCATGGGATTAGGTAGAGAATCACAAGGTATTACTGCCCCACTGGGTGCTGTTAGGCTACCAAAGTCCCGAGGGCTAGGTGCCACCaaaacttaa
- the LOC130939323 gene encoding uncharacterized protein LOC130939323, whose protein sequence is MAAAGADGVFRAVYEGCISGYDNCVQRRPYHRNCGCALHNNNNNRKHCSHMLQRCDKVSYPMRRAWSEGNLVMATPPSSSSPSSSHSSSVAAAASGDMPRLSLFKEEEEEE, encoded by the coding sequence atggctgcTGCTGGAGCAGATGGTGTATTCAGGGCAGTGTATGAAGGTTGCATATCAGGGTATGACAACTGCGTTCAGAGGAGGCCTTACCACCGTAACTGTGGTTGTGCTCTccataacaataacaacaatagAAAACACTGCAGCCACATGTTACAAAGGTGTGACAAAGTTTCATACCCTATGAGGAGGGCATGGAGTGAAGGCAATTTGGTCATGGCAACtccaccttcttcttcttctccttcttccagTCATTCTTCTTCGGTTGCAGCAGCAGCTTCTGGGGACATGCCTCGACTCAGTTTGTTtaaggaggaggaagaagaagaatag
- the LOC130932635 gene encoding uncharacterized protein LOC130932635, whose amino-acid sequence MRRDQRSPKQNSILSSQYVVCEGRYNCRFEALDRTLRNLMSVTDQYKTHQPFGGKIVILGGDFRQILPVIPKGSRHDILASAINSSHLWSFCKVLKLHTNMRLLMSSSDQDEGEIKIFANWILDVGNGNIGSVVGDESEVEIPDDLLITTTDDPLSHLVDFAYPNLLQNMSDYRYFQSRAILAPTLKSVEKVNNFVLTIFPGMEKEYLSSDTTCQADENEDVK is encoded by the coding sequence ATGAGGAGAGATCAGAGAAGTCCAAAACAGAATTCAATTTTAAGTTCTCAATATGTTGTATGCGAGGGAAGGTACAACTGCCGTTTTGAAGCACTTGATCGGACGCTCAGGAATCTTATGTCAGTTACCGATCAATATAAGACACATCAACCATTTGGTGGTAAGATTGTTATTCTAGGAGGTGATTTCAGACAGATACTTCCGGTGATTCCAAAAGGAAGTAGACACGATATATTAGCATCCGCTATTAACTCATCCCATCTGTGGTCATTTTGTAAGGTTCTGAAATTGCATACGAATATGAGGCTTCTAATGTCTTCTTCGGATCAAGATGAAGGTGAAATAAAGATATTTGCTAATTGGATACTTGATGTTGGAAATGGAAATATTGGCTCTGTTGTTGGTGATGAATCAGAAGTTGAAATTCCAGATGATCTATTGATTACAACTACTGATGATCCTCTATCTCATTTGGTAGACTTTGCATATCCAAATTTGTTGCAAAACATGTCAGATTACAGATATTTTCAGAGTAGAGCAATTCTTGCACCCACACTTAAGAGTGTCGAGAAGGTAAACAATTTTGTCTTGACAATCTTTCCAGGGATGGAAAAGGAGTATTTGAGCTCTGACACAACATGTCAAGCTGATGAGAATGAAGATGTAAAATAA